Part of the Candidatus Nealsonbacteria bacterium genome is shown below.
AATTTTCTTAGCTTATCATGTTCCCTGATTTTTTCAAGAGATTTGGCTTCAATCTGGCGAATTCTTTCCCTGGTCACCTTAAATTCTTGGCCAACCTCTTCTAAAGTGTGGGTAACTCCACCATCCAAACCGAATCTCATTATTAATATCTTTTGTTCTCTGGGTGTTAAATCAACTAAAATTTCCTTTAATCTTTCTTTTAATAAGTTTCTACTCGCCTCCAAAGATGGTGAAATAACTTTTTTATCTTCAATAAATTCAGCCAAAATACTATCTTCCTCACTATCTCCTACTGGTGTTTCCAAAGAAATCGCTTCTTGAGAAATTTTCATAATTTGATAAACCTTTTCCACTTCAATTCCCATCTCAGCAGCAATTTCTTCTGCCAGGGGTTCTCTGCCCAAATCCTGCAAAAGTCGTCTTTTTATTTGAGTATATTTGGAAATTGTCTCTACCATATGGACCGGAATTCTAATGGTCTTGGCCTGGTCGGCTAAAGCCCTATTTATGGCTTGACGAATCCACCAAGTAGCATAAGTTGAAAATTTGTAACCCCTTCGCCAATCAAATTTTTCCACTGCTCTGAATAATCCCAGATTTCCCTCTTGAATTAAGTCCAAAAGAGTTAAGTGAGGAGACCGGCCAATATATCTTTTGGCAATGGAGACAACAAGACGTAAGTTGGCTCGGGCTAATTTTTTTCTGGCTTCTTCATCTCCCTTTTCAATTTTTTTTGACAATTCTTTTTCTTCATCAGCCGAAATAAAAGGATAAGAACCAATTTCTTTTAGATAAAGTTGAATCGGATCTATTTTTATTGTTTTTTCTTTTCCCTTTTTTCCCTTTTTTAACGATTTAACCGGAGTTAAAAATTCTTTGCTTTCTTTGATTTTAATTCCTTCTTTTTCTAAAATTTCATAAAGCAATTCCAAACTTTTGATGTCTTTTCCCGCTCGGGGGAAAAAATATAAAATTTCAGAAAAAGTAACAAACCCCCGGTCACCCCCTTTTTGAATTAGTGTCTGAATTTTATCGTTCAAAAAAATCTTGCCCCGCACCCCACCTGCCTGTCTTGTAAGGCGCTTGCTCTTTTTCAGGGTTCCGACGTAATCTTTTTTGGGCCTACCTTGTAGGGCGCTTGCTTTTTTTCGGGGCCTGCCCCGGCGAACTTGACCGCTTTTAATTTTTCGGTTTTTTTTTGTTTTTTTAATTTTTACTTTTTTGATTTTTCTCTTTTTGTCCGCCGGCCGGTGGATTGTCTTGATTTTTTTCTTTTTTATTTTTACCATAGATTTTTTATTGGAATCTGGTTAATTGTTTTGCCAAATAATTGAATTCTTGAATTAATTCTTCAATTTTGGGAAAATTTTTTTCTTCTTCGGCTTTTTTAATTTCTAAAGAAATTCTGTCTAATTTATTTTTAATTTCCAGGTTTTTAATTTCTTTTTGGCATTCCTGAAATTCAATTTTACAATCTTCTTGAGATAAACCCTCTAATTCAATCTCTGATTTTAAAGAAAGATGATTCAATAAATTAAATAATTCTGTCGGCAAATTTTCCGGCTTCTCTTCTTTTTTCAACCGGGAAATAAGTTGGCAGGTTTGAGGAGAAAAAAAATCCAAGTCCTCTTCGGTTAAAAGGTTGAGGGAATCGGAGGGTGATTTTAAAATTAAAGTTAATAATCTTTCTTCCAAAAGTTCCTTTCTCCCTTTTTGGGGAAGGTTGATTATTTCTTCCGGTTCCAAGCCGTAAATTTCTTCCTCCAATCTGACTTTTTTCATCTCCTGAAAAATGTCTTCTTCTTTAACTTCCAAATCCTTGGCTAATTTTTGGGTCCAAAAAGACCTTTCAATTTGATTGGGAATTCTTTTAATAACCGGAAGTAAAGTTTTGGAAATCTCTTTTTTTCCCTCCGAGGTCTTTGAATCTTTTTTGGAAAAAGCTGATTCAAAATAAAACTCCATAATTGATTTTGGGTTTTCAACAGCCTCTATCCAATCTTCTTGATTTTGAACAATAGTTTCTGCCGCATCTTTTCCTTCGGGCAACCGGATAACCTTGATATTAAATCCCTGATTCTGGGCTAAATTAATTCCTCTTTTTGAAGCCGATTCACCGGCAATATCCATATCAAAACCCAAAATTAAATTTTCGCTATATCTTTTTAAAATTTTCAATTGATGGGACGTTAAAGCCGTGCCGGAAGTAGCCGCCACATTTTCAATCCCTGTCTGATGAGACATAATGACATCGGTGTAACCTTCAACCAAAATACAAGAGTCCTTTTTCCTGATTTCTATTTTAGCCCTATCAAGACCGTATAAGATTTGGCTTTTGTCATACAAAAGAGTATTGGGAATGTTAATATATTTTGCCGTCTCTTGTTCGTCTTTTTCTTTAAAAACCCGACCGCCAAAGCCAACCACCTTGGAATTTAAATCAAAAATCGGAAAAATAATTCTATCCCGGAATCGGTCATAAAAATTAGTTTGTAGTTTGTAGTTTGTAGTTTGTAATTCTAAATCTGATTGGGTTTGTTCTTTGGGTATAGCTAAACCGGCTTTAACTATTTCTTCTCTATTATATCCTTGGCTAACTAAAAAATCAGATAATCCCCGCCAACTTTCTGGAGCATAACCCAGCCGCCATTTTTTTATACTTTCTTCTTTGATTCCCCGAGCTAAAAGATATTTTTTCGCCTCTTTTCCCGTTTTGCTTTCTTCTAGTTGTTTCTCAAAAAACCTGGTTGCCAAATCGCAAACTTCATAAAGCCGGTTTCTTTCTGTTTGCCATTCTTTATATTCCGACGTTTGCCGTTTAAGCTCAACTCCGGCTTTTTGAGCTAAAATTCTTAAAGCGTCGCCAAACTCCACCCCTTCAATCTGCATAACGAACTTAAAGATGTCTCCTCCGGTTCCGCAACCGCCGAAACAATGCCAGATTTGGCGGGTCGGCGAAACAAAAAAAGAAGGTTTTTTCTCTGAATGAAAGGGACAGAGAGCCCG
Proteins encoded:
- a CDS encoding sigma-70 family RNA polymerase sigma factor, whose protein sequence is MVKIKKKKIKTIHRPADKKRKIKKVKIKKTKKNRKIKSGQVRRGRPRKKASALQGRPKKDYVGTLKKSKRLTRQAGGVRGKIFLNDKIQTLIQKGGDRGFVTFSEILYFFPRAGKDIKSLELLYEILEKEGIKIKESKEFLTPVKSLKKGKKGKEKTIKIDPIQLYLKEIGSYPFISADEEKELSKKIEKGDEEARKKLARANLRLVVSIAKRYIGRSPHLTLLDLIQEGNLGLFRAVEKFDWRRGYKFSTYATWWIRQAINRALADQAKTIRIPVHMVETISKYTQIKRRLLQDLGREPLAEEIAAEMGIEVEKVYQIMKISQEAISLETPVGDSEEDSILAEFIEDKKVISPSLEASRNLLKERLKEILVDLTPREQKILIMRFGLDGGVTHTLEEVGQEFKVTRERIRQIEAKSLEKIREHDKLRKLKDY
- the dnaG gene encoding DNA primase produces the protein MSQIEEIKNRLDIVEVVGSYLKLQKTGANYRALCPFHSEKKPSFFVSPTRQIWHCFGGCGTGGDIFKFVMQIEGVEFGDALRILAQKAGVELKRQTSEYKEWQTERNRLYEVCDLATRFFEKQLEESKTGKEAKKYLLARGIKEESIKKWRLGYAPESWRGLSDFLVSQGYNREEIVKAGLAIPKEQTQSDLELQTTNYKLQTNFYDRFRDRIIFPIFDLNSKVVGFGGRVFKEKDEQETAKYINIPNTLLYDKSQILYGLDRAKIEIRKKDSCILVEGYTDVIMSHQTGIENVAATSGTALTSHQLKILKRYSENLILGFDMDIAGESASKRGINLAQNQGFNIKVIRLPEGKDAAETIVQNQEDWIEAVENPKSIMEFYFESAFSKKDSKTSEGKKEISKTLLPVIKRIPNQIERSFWTQKLAKDLEVKEEDIFQEMKKVRLEEEIYGLEPEEIINLPQKGRKELLEERLLTLILKSPSDSLNLLTEEDLDFFSPQTCQLISRLKKEEKPENLPTELFNLLNHLSLKSEIELEGLSQEDCKIEFQECQKEIKNLEIKNKLDRISLEIKKAEEEKNFPKIEELIQEFNYLAKQLTRFQ